In Peromyscus eremicus chromosome 2, PerEre_H2_v1, whole genome shotgun sequence, a single genomic region encodes these proteins:
- the Ndufs5 gene encoding NADH dehydrogenase [ubiquinone] iron-sulfur protein 5 isoform X1, translating into MKCFKISEELECSSETAMPFFDLQKRLGISLDRHFVYQSSEQPYKIPSRCHAFEKEWIECSHGIGATRAKEECKIEYEDYKECYLRFKTLARLEEIRQRRNKLIKEGKYTPPPHIVGKGESRP; encoded by the exons ATGAAGTGCTTTAAAATATCAGAAGAATTGGAATGTTCATCAGAAACTG CCATGCCTTTCTTCGATCTGCAGAAGAGGCTGGGCATCAGCCTAGATCGGCACTTCGTATACCAGAGCTCTGAACAGCCCTACAAGATCCCCTCTCGATGCCAtgcttttgaaaaagaatggATAGAATGTTCACATGGAATTGGGGCTACCCGGGCTAAAGAAGAGTGCAAGATAGAATATGAAGACTACAAAGAATGTTACCTTCGGTTCAAAACG TTGGCACGCCTGGAGGAAATCAGACAACGGCGGAATAAGCTAATCAAGGAGGGGAAATACACCCCTCCACCTCACATCGTGGGCAAGGGGGAGTCCCGGCCCTGA
- the Ndufs5 gene encoding NADH dehydrogenase [ubiquinone] iron-sulfur protein 5 isoform X2, producing the protein MPFFDLQKRLGISLDRHFVYQSSEQPYKIPSRCHAFEKEWIECSHGIGATRAKEECKIEYEDYKECYLRFKTLARLEEIRQRRNKLIKEGKYTPPPHIVGKGESRP; encoded by the exons ATGCCTTTCTTCGATCTGCAGAAGAGGCTGGGCATCAGCCTAGATCGGCACTTCGTATACCAGAGCTCTGAACAGCCCTACAAGATCCCCTCTCGATGCCAtgcttttgaaaaagaatggATAGAATGTTCACATGGAATTGGGGCTACCCGGGCTAAAGAAGAGTGCAAGATAGAATATGAAGACTACAAAGAATGTTACCTTCGGTTCAAAACG TTGGCACGCCTGGAGGAAATCAGACAACGGCGGAATAAGCTAATCAAGGAGGGGAAATACACCCCTCCACCTCACATCGTGGGCAAGGGGGAGTCCCGGCCCTGA